A window of Perognathus longimembris pacificus isolate PPM17 chromosome 6, ASM2315922v1, whole genome shotgun sequence contains these coding sequences:
- the LOC125352317 gene encoding LOW QUALITY PROTEIN: fatty acid-binding protein 5-like (The sequence of the model RefSeq protein was modified relative to this genomic sequence to represent the inferred CDS: substituted 2 bases at 2 genomic stop codons) — MATLKQLEEXWXLVDSQGFDEYMKEIGVGLALRKMGAMAKPDCVITGDGNKVDTRLSTLKTTQFSCVLGEQFEETTADGRKTQRVCNFTNGALVQHQAWDRKESTITRKLKDGKLVVECVMNNVTCTQVYEKVE, encoded by the coding sequence ATGGCCACACTTAAGCAATTAGAAGAATGATGGTGACTGGTGGACAGCCAAGGCTTTGACGAGTACATGAAGGAAATAGGAGTGGGACTTGCTCTGCGCAAAATGGGTGCAATGGCCAAGCCAGACTGTGTCATCACTGGTGACGGCAACAAGGTTGACACAAGGTTGAGCACTCTGAAAACAACACAGTTTTCTTGTGTTCTGGGAGAGCAGTTTGAAGAAACTACAGCTGATGGCAGGAAAACTCAGAGGGTCTGTAACTTCACTAACGGTGCATTGGTTCAGCATCAGGCGtgggacaggaaggaaagcaCAATAACAAGAAAACTGAAAGATGGGAAGTTGGTGGTAGAATGTGTCATGAACAATGTCACCTGTACTCAGGTCTATGAGAAAGTAGAATAA